Proteins encoded together in one Branchiostoma floridae strain S238N-H82 chromosome 18, Bfl_VNyyK, whole genome shotgun sequence window:
- the LOC118405328 gene encoding uncharacterized protein LOC118405328: protein MRKRGKRLVLPLLVVLAISMYLMGTGSRKDAPSESGHRVIEELIALPSEDLQEAFLAAADENAPLYGYDKDKGQLELIANSRHTRDILSTDEAQDREILSDTMANGAKEESLVDKEVRNEDLLLPNDLNEAVQAAAAEDTSPYIQQALRAAQPDDVSPYIQQALQAAEPDDAYVMDKRFLPAIAGLAGKLLSSGNKFDVAKLTDTIKKLGSMKNMAPDIMAKSVEKEAEVAGAIEKSAMQSVVDGILGSSVKKGVGGAPPAQGAAPAKGPAPAKGPAPAKGPAPAPVGPGFAKEIKAEISLSEDKGMIQDDMFAPPGMHMKVDVEQGGKKKPEADSSSQPPAFAFPIGMGAALMNGCFGKGYGPGDPCYNVKSVIPRCYAMMEGCTYIGVGFDGRGDYSSASRKKNLVQRFCKNKRKYQGGDVPDTMNVQGIYDTKVSSFVFESKSAYRRSLQMKAGMSFSGWGFQGAIDAAYGSKSSSQRQMIMSLIECNVVRYEIFLDDVRPDTLSLDFLRDFLDLPESFKTGKQKLQKFIIRYGTHYIKSAKFGGSFRVFKTQEASKTQSLTEFSVEAQASYSGMFSAGASFGMKGSSESAQSSKTSSTRVTAEGGHQEVAAVVADFYTTGFKDTFSQWLKTIPTYPKPVEMFMGTITELLNLNFKLMFPFDIKDVAKGCFSEDLKTENGTGKKYYEISKLVNDTKGVLKTVKEKRYCEFTAAGKFQEAMDRKRLALERATTVYMEEGPVPANDFHLEGGPAGCQSDSLVIKGGKTGATHPTWRELINGSKYKIIFDLPQDINENIKKDAAVLIIFGNKRWNCHLPGTRVHTYNSHLNGGSGDTRNKMVSCFGFVMTYNEVTGQFSVTEGNIEASKKVFVTLPGINTDAIVGRAEYVNPLENSGTNRDALASILQEPCTVKWSNSYQIDPAIKEGQCLYFVGASAGDFFVVFSAIPRDKTTWFHLQIGVQGVALYKGMKLVKYEGAMAARCLGASNLFQPYFICLDEESSTTYIKYGIGSDTSEKGMVYMVYSDNNPPLGIRYYSFGSGETNVEIMDARVIEGSGAGAMECTGGTVLKNGQCVEDCHPECDGCIPITPGSKLDTECRRCKHFSILFGDGRTKCVPEGECPSFLKVDPVSKTCKCAANQKFGPDDKTCVCILIDGKDSGGKDICVSNCPDLKKPNGARPSPRCVCKISHNGVCVAKCPSANMPKYGKCIACKDGNGASYRGSTAVTKSGKTCQRWDSLTPHYNYYYTPAQKPNSGLERNFCRNPSAATGPWCLTTDPKTRWEYCDIPECPEP, encoded by the exons atgagaaagagagggaAGAGGCTAGTACTCCCCCTGCTGGTGGTTCTGGCCATCTCCATGTATCTGATGGGGACCGGCTCCAGGAAGGACGCTCCGTCAGAAAGTGGACACCGTGTCATTGAGGAGTTAATAG CCCTGCCGTCCGAAGACCTTCAGGAAGCCTTCCTTGCAGCAGCAGACGAAAACGCCCCACTTTACGGATACGATAAGGACAAGGGACAGCTGGAGCTCATTGCGAATTCAAGACATACGCGAGATATTCTAT CGACAGACGAAGCGCAAGATCGAGAAATACTGTCTGACACGATGGCAAACGGTGCGAAAGAGGAGTCCCTAGTTGATAAGGAAGTCAGAAATGAAGACC TTTTGCTGCCTAATGACCTGAATGAGGCCGTGCAAGCTGCTGCAGCAGAAGACACTTCGCCGTACATCCAACAGGCGCTCCGGGCAGCACAACCTGATGACGTTTCGCCGTACATCCAACAGGCGCTCCAGGCGGCAGAACCTGATGACGCTTACGTCATGGATAAACGCTTCTTACCGGCTATTGCTGGGCTTGCTGGGAAGCTTTTGT CAAGTGGGAACAAGTTCGATGTTGCCAAACTGACGGATACCATAAAGAAACTGGGTTCTATGAAAAACATGGCTCCAGACATCATGGCGAAAAGTGTGGAAAAAGAGGCTGAGGTGGCGGGAGCAATAGAGAAAAGTGCCATGCAGTCAGTAGTAGACGGCATACTAGGATCAT CTGTAAAGAAAGGAGTGGGTGGAGCTCCACCTGCCCAAGGGGCTGCACCTGCCAAAGGACCTGCACCTGCCAAAGGACCTGCACCTGCCAAAGGACCTGCACCTGCTCCAGTTGGACCAGGATTTGCAAAGGAAATCAAG GCTGAAATAAGTCTCTCTGAGGACAAGGGCATGATACAGGACGACATGTTTGCTCCACCGGGAATGCACATGAAGGTGGACGTTGAACAGGGCGGCAA AAAGAAACCAGAAGCTGACAGCAGTTCTCAGCCTCCTGCGTTTGCCTTCCCCATCGGAATGGGCGCTGCTCTGATGAACGGCTGCTTTGGAAAAGGATACGGACCCGGAGACCCTTGCTATAACGTCAAGTCTGTCATACCGCGCTGCTAT GCCATGATGGAGGGGTGCACCTACATCGGTGTCGGCTTCGATGGTCGCGGGGACTACAGCAGCGCGTCCAGAAAAAAGAATCTCGTGCAGCGATTCTGTAAGAATAAAAGAAA GTATCAGGGCGGGGATGTTCCAGATACCATGAACGTTCAGGGCATCTACGACACGAAAGTTTCCTCATTCGTCTTCGAGTCAAAATCAGCCTACCGTCGCTCCCTTCAGATGAAAGCTGGGATGTCTTTCTCTGGATGGGGATTTCAG GGTGCTATAGATGCAGCATATGGTTCGAAGTCGTCCTCCCAGAGGCAAATGATCATGTCCCTTATAGAGTGTAATGTAGtcag GTATGAAATCTTCCTCGATGATGTTCGGCCGGATACCCTAAGCCTAGATTTCTTGAGAGACTTTCTGGACCTACCTGAGTCTTTTAAAACAGGAAAACAAAAACTGC AGAAATTCATCATCCGCTATGGAACACATTACATCAAGTCAGCAAAGTTCGGCGGATCCTTCAGGGTGTTCAAGACCCAGGAAGCCTCCAAGACCCAAAGTCTCACGGAGTTTTCCGTAGAGGCACAGGCCTCTTATAGTGGGATGTTCTCGGCCGGCGCTTCCTTCGGAATGAAGGGATCCAGTGAAAGCGC CCAATCTTCCAAGACGTCCAGCACCCGCGTGACCGCAGAAGGAGGCCACCAGGAAGTCGCGGCCGTCGTAGCGGATTTCTACACGACCGGCTTCAAAGACACCTTTAGCCAATGGCTGAAGACCATCCCTACATACCCAAAACCTGTCGAGATGTTCATGGGCACCATTACGGAGCTGCTGAACTTGAACTTCAAACTCATGTTTCCGTTTGACATCAAGGATGTTGCAAAAGGCTGCTTTAGCGAGGA CCTGAAGACTGAGAACGGTACTGGGAAGAAGTATTACGAGATTTCCAAGCTTGTGAACGACACCAAAGGAGTCCTGAAAACTGTAAAGGAGAAACG GTATTGTGAATTCACGGCCGCTGGGAAATTCCAAGAAGCAATGGACAGGAAGCGCCTTGCACTAGAAAGGGCAACAACTGTCTATATGGAAGAG GGGCCGGTACCTGCGAATGACTTCCATCTGGAGGGCGGACCAGCCGGATGCCAGTCTGATTCCTTGGTTATAAAGGGTGGCAAAACTGGAGCAACTCACCCCACATGGCGAGAGCTGATCAATGGAAGCAAATACAAG ATCATCTTCGATCTACCCCAAGACATTAACGAAAACATCAAGAAGGACGCTGCGGTCTTGATAATTTTTGGAAACAAAAG ATGGAATTGTCACTTGCCGGGAACCCGTGTTCACACGTATAATAGTCACTTAAATGGTGGCAGCGGAGACACCAGGAACAAAATG GTCTCCTGTTTTGGCTTTGTGATGACGTACAACGAAGTCACCGGTCAGTTTTCTGTGACAGAAGGAAACATAGAAGCCTCCAAAAAG GTGTTTGTGACTTTGCCTGGTATCAACACAGACGCGATCGTCGGGCGGGCTGAGTATGTCAACCCTTTAGAGAACTCAGGAACAAACCG TGACGCTTTGGCGAGTATACTGCAAGAACCCTGCACCGTGAAGTGGTCCAACTCCTACCAGATCGATCCGGCAATAAAGGAGGGACAGTGTCTCTACTTTGTCGGGGCATCTGCAGGCGACTTCTTTGTAGTGTTCTCTGCTATTCCGAGGGACAAGACCACCTGGTTCCATCTTCAAATTGGTGTTCAAGGCGTGGCTCTTTACAAG GGTATGAAGCTAGTAAAATATGAAGGAGCGATGGCAGCTCGGTGTCTTGGTGCCTCCAACCTGTTCCAACCATACTTTATTTGCCTGGATGAGGAAAGCTCCACAACCTACATCAAGTATGGAATCGGATCGGACACATCC GAGAAGGGCATGGTCTACATGGTCTACAGTGACAACAACCCACCATTAGGCATCCGGTACTACTCGTTTGGCAGTGGGGAAACCAACGTAGAGATCATGGACGCGCGAGTCATCGAAGGAAGTGGCGCAGGAGCCATGGAATGTACAGGAGGAACCGTGCTAAAGAATGGGCAATGTGTGGAAGATTGCCACCCGGAGTGTGATG GATGCATTCCAATTACACCCGGTTCGAAGCTTGATACAGAGTGTCGCCGTTGTAAGCACTTCAGTATCCTATTCGGGGATGGAAGAACCAAATGTGTTCCGGAGGGTGAATGTCCATCATTTCTCAAAGTGGACCCCGTAAGCAAGACATGCAAGTGTGCGGCTAACCAAAAATTTGGTCCGGACGACAAGACTTGCGTAT GCATCCTGATTGACGGCAAAGACTCCGGTGGCAAAGACATCTGTGTCTCAAATTGTCCTGACCTTAA AAAACCAAATGGCGCCAGGCCATCACCAAGATGTGTGTGCAAAATCTCCCACAACGGCGTGTGTGTTGCAAAGTGCCCATCCGCTAACATGCCTAAGTACGGCAAATGTATCg
- the LOC118405336 gene encoding uncharacterized protein LOC118405336, producing the protein MQHGYPLSHRGGIIESVAILYLGSSQEPGRAGSRVTFSPTRNDPCKKFRTSGIFRCGRYDKRCSSKWWRRNSSLSASLRPPHPPRHSGHLSATRKGQLMKTVQPGQAPASAAGRAHEDGKARAGTGECRG; encoded by the exons ATGCAACATGGCTACCCTCTGAGTCACCGTGGTGGGATAATAGAATCCGTTGCCATCCTCTACCTTGGAAG TTCTCAGGAACCGGGACGTGCTGGTTCACGCGTGACGTTCTCCCCCACCCGTAACGACCCTTGTAAGAAGTTTCGGACTTCAGGGATCTTCAGATGCGGCAGGTACGACAAAAGATGTAGCAGCAAGTGGTGGCGCAGGAACAGCAGCCTGTCAGCCTCTCTTAGGCCCCCTCACCCTCCTCGCCATTCCGGACACTTGAGTGCCACAAGGAAAGGACAGCTCATGAAGACGGTAcagcccgggcaggcaccggcgagtgccgcgggtagagctcacgaagatggtaaggcccgggcaggcaccggcgagtgtcgcgggtag